From a region of the Sporosarcina ureilytica genome:
- a CDS encoding urease accessory protein UreD, with protein MNLQASPNKRPKHDGRLSMEFQYRGNKTVLSNCYQNPPLRASRPLYINPANRSEATVYLVETSGGIVEGDHNVFEIDIKEGADVCLIPQSATKIYPSYNDIWSSQNMDISIGPKASLSFKTEALIPFEQARFNGKTVIQMAKDSTLLWGDILSPGRVARGEVFEYTDVRTNFQVWVDDECLIYDPLLISKDNMGLKNMGMLEEHLFIGSMWFVTPTIEDFDIRELNERLQESPHSKASASMLEGKAVNVRWLASDLVDLKKEMHRIWDEFASYIV; from the coding sequence ATGAATCTGCAAGCGAGTCCAAATAAACGACCAAAGCATGACGGCCGTTTATCAATGGAATTTCAATATCGGGGGAACAAAACGGTTTTATCAAATTGTTACCAAAATCCTCCGCTTAGAGCTAGCCGACCATTGTATATTAATCCCGCTAATCGATCTGAAGCGACGGTATATCTAGTGGAAACATCAGGCGGAATCGTAGAAGGAGACCACAACGTCTTTGAAATCGATATAAAAGAGGGAGCGGATGTATGTCTCATTCCGCAATCCGCAACAAAAATCTATCCTTCTTATAATGATATTTGGAGTTCGCAAAACATGGACATATCGATCGGTCCAAAAGCGAGTCTTTCCTTTAAAACGGAAGCCCTTATTCCATTTGAGCAGGCGAGATTTAACGGTAAAACTGTTATTCAAATGGCAAAAGATTCCACTTTACTATGGGGAGATATTCTGTCCCCAGGGCGTGTTGCACGTGGCGAAGTGTTTGAATACACTGATGTCAGAACAAATTTTCAAGTCTGGGTAGACGACGAGTGTTTGATTTACGATCCACTTCTTATTTCTAAAGACAACATGGGTCTTAAAAACATGGGTATGCTTGAAGAACATTTATTCATAGGATCAATGTGGTTCGTTACACCTACAATCGAGGATTTCGATATTAGGGAATTAAATGAGCGACTTCAAGAATCTCCACATTCTAAAGCTAGTGCTTCAATGCTTGAAGGAAAAGCTGTGAACGTTAGATGGTTAGCATCAGACTTGGTTGACTTAAAAAAGGAAATGCATCGTATTTGGGATGAATTTGCCAGCTATATCGTTTAA
- a CDS encoding DMT family transporter, with amino-acid sequence MSTNAQAAQQGGSNNKAYLILIIGILAVAFSAPWVKQSNFEPATSVVLRVGFGLLFLLPFFIREIKKVGKINKTGIILSLVAGLFLGIDFTAWNYSIYFVGSGIASILLNLQIIILPALAFLFDRERIPKSFFIVAPIMILGVLMTGGIFDSAEATEGPTTAWGMNLAVLGTIAGSISGVCYGAYLYTSRKASRVNGIQIVQPMFFAGLTQLIAPLIVMMFSGRGFDLTHGVLVNGMLPHNPETALGDPITGMNWFWMIVLASIGQAVAWTFIQYGAIRLDPTIVAGLLLLSPISTVAVIAVILFGEIPSTIQIAGVVLILLAVAYQNNLHKVILGKKPKDGTPKATS; translated from the coding sequence ATGTCTACAAATGCTCAAGCAGCACAACAAGGTGGATCAAATAACAAGGCGTATCTAATCCTAATTATTGGTATTTTAGCAGTTGCGTTCTCTGCACCTTGGGTAAAACAATCGAACTTTGAGCCAGCAACATCAGTTGTACTTCGTGTTGGTTTTGGGTTGTTATTCTTACTACCTTTCTTTATAAGAGAAATTAAAAAAGTCGGTAAGATCAACAAAACCGGTATTATTCTATCTCTTGTAGCAGGTTTGTTTCTTGGAATTGACTTTACAGCTTGGAATTATTCAATCTATTTCGTAGGATCAGGTATTGCATCAATCTTACTTAACCTACAAATCATCATTTTACCGGCACTTGCTTTCCTATTCGATAGAGAGCGTATTCCAAAAAGTTTCTTCATTGTTGCACCAATCATGATTCTTGGTGTACTCATGACAGGTGGTATTTTCGACAGTGCTGAAGCAACTGAAGGACCAACGACTGCATGGGGTATGAACCTTGCTGTTCTTGGAACAATTGCTGGATCTATTTCTGGGGTATGTTACGGTGCTTACCTTTATACGAGCCGTAAAGCTTCCCGTGTAAATGGAATTCAAATCGTTCAACCAATGTTTTTCGCTGGATTAACTCAGCTAATTGCTCCACTAATTGTAATGATGTTCTCAGGCCGTGGCTTCGATCTAACTCACGGAGTATTAGTAAATGGTATGCTTCCACATAATCCGGAAACTGCATTAGGTGACCCGATTACTGGCATGAACTGGTTCTGGATGATTGTACTAGCGTCAATCGGACAAGCAGTTGCATGGACGTTCATTCAGTACGGTGCTATTCGTTTAGACCCTACAATTGTAGCTGGACTATTATTACTTAGCCCAATCTCAACTGTTGCGGTTATTGCCGTTATCCTATTCGGTGAGATTCCGTCAACTATCCAGATTGCTGGTGTTGTTCTGATTCTGTTGGCAGTTGCCTACCAGAATAATTTGCACAAGGTTATATTGGGCAAAAAACCTAAAGACGGTACGCCTAAGGCAACTTCTTAA
- a CDS encoding DMT family transporter yields the protein MANNSATKGSNSKAYIILIIGIMALAFTAPWVKQSNFEPATSVILRVGIGLLFLLPFAISEMRKIGKLNKTGVTLSLFAGLFLGIDFTAWNYSIYYVGSGIASILLNLQIIILPALAFLFDKERIPKSFFIVAPIMILGVLMTGGIFDSADETAGGPLTVYGMNIAVLGTIAGSISGVCYGIYLYTSRKASRVNAGQIVQPMAWASLAQLVAPTIFLFISGRGFDLTHGVLVNGQLPMNPETTVGDPITAMNWFWMLVLATLGQAIAWTFVQYGAVRLNPTIVAGLLLLSPISTVAIIAVLLFGEIPSTIQILGVVLVLAAVAYQNNLHKTIFGKKSKDKSPGTA from the coding sequence ATGGCTAATAATAGTGCTACTAAAGGATCAAATAGCAAGGCATACATAATTCTTATCATCGGTATTATGGCTCTTGCATTTACTGCCCCATGGGTAAAACAATCGAATTTTGAACCTGCAACGTCTGTTATACTTCGTGTTGGTATTGGATTATTGTTTTTACTTCCATTTGCAATTAGTGAAATGAGAAAAATTGGTAAACTCAATAAAACTGGTGTTACTCTGTCCTTGTTCGCGGGTCTTTTCCTTGGAATTGACTTCACAGCTTGGAATTATTCCATCTATTATGTTGGATCAGGTATTGCTTCAATTCTATTAAACTTACAAATTATCATTTTGCCGGCACTTGCTTTCTTATTTGATAAGGAAAGAATTCCAAAAAGTTTCTTTATTGTTGCTCCAATCATGATACTAGGTGTACTTATGACAGGTGGTATTTTCGACAGCGCTGATGAAACTGCGGGAGGACCACTTACTGTATATGGAATGAACATTGCTGTACTTGGGACGATTGCTGGTTCTATATCCGGTGTCTGTTATGGGATCTATCTATACACTAGCCGTAAGGCATCCCGCGTAAATGCAGGACAAATCGTACAACCTATGGCATGGGCATCGCTTGCTCAGTTAGTGGCGCCAACAATTTTCTTGTTTATCTCTGGTCGTGGATTTGACCTAACTCACGGAGTATTGGTCAATGGTCAGCTTCCAATGAACCCAGAAACAACTGTGGGTGATCCTATCACGGCTATGAACTGGTTCTGGATGCTTGTACTAGCTACATTAGGTCAAGCGATTGCATGGACGTTCGTTCAGTATGGTGCTGTTCGTTTGAACCCTACGATTGTTGCTGGACTCTTGTTACTTAGTCCGATTTCTACTGTTGCGATCATTGCCGTTCTTCTATTCGGTGAGATACCGTCAACGATTCAAATACTTGGTGTTGTTCTTGTTCTTGCGGCAGTTGCCTACCAGAATAACCTACACAAAACTATATTTGGAAAAAAATCTAAAGACAAATCGCCCGGAACTGCTTAA
- a CDS encoding acyl-CoA thioesterase, with the protein MEMSTQFQVKNEDIDIFNHMNYKRYIEQLEIERAEWFRRIDIPFSTMAERNIAAVILKLEIEYVKEARLGERLIIKTKPMKIGTKSFSLQQVIYNENKEVTTKSICTFVMFDTSTRSSIPVIKEIASHFHNLKTT; encoded by the coding sequence ATGGAGATGTCAACACAGTTTCAAGTGAAGAACGAAGATATCGATATATTTAATCATATGAACTATAAGAGATATATTGAACAATTAGAAATAGAGCGTGCCGAGTGGTTTCGAAGAATTGATATTCCTTTCTCAACAATGGCGGAAAGGAATATTGCAGCGGTTATTTTAAAGTTAGAAATTGAATACGTAAAAGAAGCCAGGCTAGGGGAACGTTTGATAATTAAAACGAAGCCAATGAAAATAGGGACGAAAAGTTTTTCATTACAACAAGTAATATATAATGAAAATAAAGAGGTAACGACAAAATCCATCTGTACATTTGTTATGTTTGACACATCTACACGAAGCAGCATCCCTGTTATTAAAGAAATTGCTAGTCACTTCCACAATTTAAAAACTACATAA
- a CDS encoding protein adenylyltransferase SelO → MKNQSNDLETGWRFDNSYARLPEKFFTFMEPNPVPEPKEILFNDALAHELGLNTEKLKGSGGTAIFAGNEVPRGAKPLAQAYAGHQFGNFTMLGDGRAMLIGEHLTPKDERVDIQLKGSGRTPYSRGGDGRAALGPMLREYIISEAMHALRIPTTRSLAVVTTGEDIMRETVLPAAILTRVAKSHLRVGTFEFAANWGTDEDIQKLADYAIERHYPEANDASNCYLALLEKVIEQQALLIAHWQLVGFIHGVMNTDNMTISGETIDYGPCAFMDTYDPATVFSSIDRRGRYAYQNQPPIGGWNLARFAESLIPILHDDEAKAILLAQEAISKYRQLYEDNWLSGMRKKLGLLNEESNDEALIEQLLELMEKYKADYTNTFLALTFNKLCNAEIFETDEFKRWYDAWQERITLETQSEEERLQLMKQHNPAIIPRNYYVEKAIEAAVERDDFSVVKQFIDALANPYAHTPVQNAFATVPDFEEPYRTFCGT, encoded by the coding sequence ATGAAAAATCAATCGAATGACCTAGAGACCGGATGGCGTTTTGACAATAGTTATGCACGATTGCCGGAGAAGTTTTTTACTTTTATGGAACCTAATCCCGTACCAGAACCGAAGGAAATTTTATTCAATGATGCGTTGGCGCACGAACTCGGTTTAAACACTGAAAAGCTTAAAGGAAGTGGCGGGACTGCCATTTTTGCAGGAAATGAGGTACCTCGAGGTGCAAAACCGCTTGCCCAAGCATATGCAGGACATCAATTTGGCAATTTTACAATGCTTGGTGATGGACGTGCGATGCTAATAGGTGAACACCTGACGCCTAAAGATGAAAGAGTCGATATTCAATTGAAAGGTTCAGGAAGGACACCGTATTCAAGAGGCGGAGATGGGCGGGCTGCACTTGGGCCGATGTTACGGGAATATATAATCAGTGAAGCGATGCATGCACTTCGGATTCCAACGACACGTAGTTTAGCTGTTGTAACGACGGGTGAAGACATTATGCGAGAGACGGTACTACCGGCCGCGATATTAACGCGTGTTGCAAAAAGTCATTTGCGTGTGGGAACGTTTGAATTTGCAGCCAACTGGGGGACAGATGAAGACATTCAGAAACTCGCTGATTATGCAATTGAACGCCATTATCCCGAGGCGAATGATGCGAGCAATTGTTATTTAGCATTACTTGAGAAAGTGATTGAACAACAAGCATTGTTAATTGCCCATTGGCAACTAGTTGGGTTTATTCACGGCGTTATGAATACAGATAATATGACGATTAGCGGTGAGACGATTGATTATGGACCGTGTGCCTTTATGGATACGTACGATCCTGCTACAGTTTTCAGTTCAATTGATAGGAGAGGCCGCTACGCTTATCAAAATCAGCCGCCGATTGGTGGTTGGAATTTGGCGCGGTTTGCTGAGTCACTCATTCCTATTTTACATGATGATGAAGCGAAAGCGATTCTGTTAGCGCAGGAGGCTATATCCAAGTATCGTCAGTTGTATGAAGATAATTGGCTTTCAGGCATGAGGAAAAAGCTTGGTTTGTTGAATGAAGAGTCAAATGATGAAGCGTTAATTGAACAACTTCTTGAGTTAATGGAAAAATATAAAGCGGATTATACAAATACGTTTCTTGCATTGACTTTTAATAAGCTGTGCAATGCTGAAATCTTTGAAACGGATGAATTTAAACGTTGGTATGATGCCTGGCAAGAAAGAATAACCCTTGAGACACAATCTGAAGAAGAGAGATTGCAGTTAATGAAACAACATAATCCAGCAATCATTCCAAGAAATTATTATGTAGAAAAAGCAATTGAAGCCGCGGTTGAACGTGACGATTTTAGTGTCGTGAAACAGTTTATAGATGCTTTGGCCAATCCGTATGCACATACACCAGTACAAAATGCGTTTGCGACGGTACCAGATTTTGAAGAACCTTACCGGACATTTTGCGGGACATAA
- a CDS encoding SurA N-terminal domain-containing protein: MNYKKIFISFFAGALALSLAACSGEEKAKKDEASEEQVHVDEIQAKLAEQQVDKNDIVAVVNNEEINGERYNAVLMSIQTHMQQTGQDPSSKEAAEQIKAQTLDTLVNQTLLLQQAKTEEINASQDEIEAEYEAYVQQFGDEKTLEEALKQENMDVDNLKEQISEFITSNKYQEKIAPAEDVSDETIEEYYEQLVAQTEDGEQELPPLEELSEKIKQIIQQEEQQKKLVAHIEKLKEDAKIELKI, from the coding sequence ATGAATTATAAAAAGATATTTATATCGTTTTTCGCTGGTGCACTTGCGCTTAGTTTAGCGGCTTGTAGCGGAGAAGAGAAGGCAAAAAAAGACGAGGCTTCGGAAGAACAAGTACATGTTGATGAAATCCAAGCAAAGTTAGCCGAACAGCAAGTGGACAAGAATGACATTGTCGCTGTTGTCAATAATGAGGAAATTAACGGCGAACGGTATAACGCAGTACTCATGTCGATTCAGACGCATATGCAACAAACGGGACAAGATCCATCAAGCAAAGAAGCAGCAGAACAAATCAAAGCTCAAACGCTCGATACACTTGTCAATCAAACCTTGCTCCTTCAACAAGCAAAAACTGAGGAAATTAACGCTTCCCAAGATGAAATCGAAGCGGAATACGAAGCATATGTTCAACAGTTTGGCGATGAAAAAACGTTAGAAGAAGCATTGAAACAAGAAAACATGGATGTAGATAACCTAAAAGAACAAATTTCAGAATTCATCACTTCCAATAAATACCAAGAAAAAATTGCACCTGCAGAAGATGTTTCAGATGAAACAATCGAGGAATATTACGAGCAGCTCGTCGCGCAAACTGAAGATGGCGAACAAGAACTCCCTCCACTGGAAGAATTAAGTGAGAAAATCAAGCAAATCATTCAACAAGAAGAACAGCAGAAAAAACTAGTTGCCCATATTGAAAAATTAAAAGAAGACGCAAAAATTGAATTGAAAATTTAA
- a CDS encoding mechanosensitive ion channel family protein, translating to MSFSEKFLQLPIIIGMVALLIILIVYLIRKSVKVFLENMFIFDENRKETLIHFTNQATKVLGLVFFIFYMVNHFFPLENFFTGSVVVVGALALIFQHIIRDYLMGIAYLFERQIYHGDYVIINGKQQGKIEEISIRYLKIRQNDGYLYTVSYSNITELQNGTRGMRRVTESLVLNYKQNPEDAFKVIEEVAQTCNEKYGEYLLMDHNGVPVESFKFNQITELNVDLRGHRYSLTGIVKEDDFVEAGKKVRYELAMAAYENNLIMAENLDSSP from the coding sequence ATGTCTTTCTCAGAAAAGTTCCTGCAGTTGCCCATAATTATTGGAATGGTCGCACTGCTGATTATATTGATCGTTTATTTGATTCGCAAATCCGTCAAGGTTTTCTTAGAAAATATGTTTATCTTCGATGAGAATCGGAAAGAAACTTTAATTCATTTCACTAACCAGGCGACGAAGGTATTAGGATTAGTGTTTTTCATTTTTTATATGGTCAATCATTTCTTTCCACTGGAAAATTTTTTTACGGGTTCAGTCGTCGTCGTCGGTGCCTTGGCATTGATTTTCCAACACATCATCCGCGATTATCTAATGGGGATAGCCTACTTATTTGAACGCCAGATTTATCATGGGGATTATGTCATCATCAATGGTAAGCAACAGGGAAAAATTGAGGAAATTAGTATTCGCTATTTGAAGATTCGCCAGAACGATGGCTATCTCTATACGGTCTCCTATAGCAACATCACGGAACTCCAAAACGGAACTCGAGGTATGCGCCGGGTGACCGAAAGCCTTGTCCTCAACTATAAGCAAAATCCGGAAGATGCCTTCAAAGTGATAGAGGAAGTTGCACAAACCTGCAACGAGAAATACGGTGAATACTTGTTGATGGATCATAATGGTGTTCCTGTGGAGAGTTTCAAATTCAATCAAATCACCGAACTGAACGTGGATTTAAGGGGTCACCGGTATTCATTGACAGGGATTGTGAAGGAAGACGATTTCGTGGAAGCGGGCAAAAAAGTCAGATATGAACTGGCGATGGCTGCTTACGAGAACAATTTGATCATGGCAGAAAATCTTGACTCAAGCCCTTGA
- the queF gene encoding preQ(1) synthase, translated as MRKSDTKDLTLLGNQETTYNYEYDPDILETFNNQHTENDYFVKFNIPEFTSLCPMTGQPDFATIYISYMPEIKMVESKSLKLYIGSFRNHDGFHEDCANTIMKDLIKLMDPKYIEVWAKFTPRGGISIDPYCNYGKPGTIYEDMARERMFKHDMYPETVDNR; from the coding sequence ATGAGAAAAAGTGATACGAAGGACCTTACATTATTAGGCAATCAAGAAACTACATACAATTATGAGTATGATCCGGATATTTTAGAGACATTCAATAACCAACATACGGAAAATGATTATTTTGTTAAATTTAACATTCCAGAGTTTACAAGTCTTTGTCCAATGACAGGGCAACCTGATTTTGCTACCATTTATATCTCGTATATGCCAGAAATAAAAATGGTTGAAAGTAAATCTTTAAAACTCTATATAGGAAGTTTTAGGAACCATGATGGTTTCCATGAAGATTGTGCAAATACAATTATGAAAGATTTAATTAAATTGATGGACCCTAAATATATAGAAGTATGGGCTAAATTTACACCACGTGGCGGTATTTCAATCGACCCGTATTGTAACTATGGAAAACCAGGGACGATTTATGAAGATATGGCTCGAGAAAGAATGTTCAAGCATGATATGTATCCAGAGACTGTAGATAATCGATAA
- a CDS encoding VUT family protein has translation MRISIYLLSIVLANVITARFAPLDLGLFIIPYGTLFIGLTLVMRDMVQNRFGRFKTYLLIVFALILSAISSYLLGDALWVVFASTLSFIVSETADTEIYTRFKLPFVRRVFYSGVVAGFLDSALFVIIGIGPLGLKFVPWELVPYAILGQWVAKVLMQLIVAGGIRQVVIKMNIYEPNISDVK, from the coding sequence ATTAGAATCTCAATTTATTTATTATCGATTGTATTAGCCAACGTCATTACAGCAAGATTTGCGCCACTAGATTTAGGGCTGTTTATTATCCCATATGGTACATTATTTATAGGTTTAACTCTTGTGATGAGAGATATGGTTCAAAATAGATTTGGCAGATTTAAAACGTACCTATTAATTGTTTTCGCCCTCATCTTATCGGCGATTTCAAGTTATTTGCTGGGCGATGCATTATGGGTGGTATTTGCAAGTACGCTGAGCTTTATTGTTTCTGAGACGGCAGATACTGAAATCTACACACGGTTTAAGTTGCCGTTTGTGCGAAGAGTTTTTTATTCAGGAGTCGTTGCAGGCTTTTTGGATTCAGCATTATTTGTCATTATCGGAATCGGACCACTTGGGCTAAAATTTGTTCCGTGGGAATTAGTCCCTTACGCCATACTAGGCCAATGGGTTGCTAAAGTGTTGATGCAGTTAATTGTTGCAGGCGGCATCAGACAAGTGGTTATTAAAATGAATATTTATGAACCGAATATTTCGGACGTAAAATAG
- the queC gene encoding 7-cyano-7-deazaguanine synthase QueC yields MEKAVVVFSGGQDSTTCLLWALEEFDEVETVTFLYGQRHELEVDCAKKIADDLGVKHKMIQMDLLNQLTENALTRKDMEIEEGKVPNTYVEGRNHIFLSFAAIYAKTIGAKNIITGVSETEFSGYPDCRDAFIQSLNTTLNLAMDAELKFITPLMWKDKAEVWEMADQMGRLAYIRENTLTCYNGVIGDGCGKCPSCKLRNEGLQTYLERRAVL; encoded by the coding sequence ATGGAAAAAGCAGTAGTTGTATTTAGTGGCGGACAAGATTCTACCACATGCTTGTTATGGGCATTGGAAGAATTTGATGAAGTAGAAACCGTCACTTTTTTGTATGGGCAAAGGCATGAATTGGAAGTTGATTGCGCAAAAAAGATTGCGGATGATCTTGGTGTAAAACACAAAATGATTCAAATGGATCTTCTGAATCAATTAACTGAAAATGCCTTAACAAGGAAAGACATGGAGATTGAAGAAGGAAAAGTTCCAAATACATACGTAGAAGGTAGAAATCATATTTTCCTTTCTTTTGCAGCGATTTACGCAAAAACAATCGGGGCAAAAAACATTATAACCGGCGTAAGTGAAACAGAATTTAGCGGATATCCTGATTGTCGAGATGCGTTTATCCAATCATTAAACACGACACTTAATTTAGCAATGGACGCCGAGTTAAAATTTATCACGCCTCTCATGTGGAAAGACAAAGCAGAAGTTTGGGAAATGGCAGATCAAATGGGACGGCTTGCGTACATTCGGGAAAACACCTTGACTTGCTATAATGGCGTTATCGGTGATGGTTGCGGAAAATGTCCATCTTGCAAGTTAAGAAATGAAGGTTTACAAACCTATTTAGAAAGGCGTGCTGTCTTATGA
- a CDS encoding M20/M25/M40 family metallo-hydrolase produces the protein MKKKMKVVLMSTVIATSGVFINPGQVFEPTTVLAAPGQSGAAHDQKVIAPISEKRMYADVYHLSETIGPRVTGTEEERKAASFIRNRLQSYGYEVEVQEFSIPDKMIGHLQTSAGDEVLINIPAGSASTASEGLTAQLYDAGLGYANDFTAESAGKIALISRGDFTFQEKVENAYAAGAVGVLIYNNIESPGPLNPSIGEASIPVGGISKASGEALIADVIDSDGTVTLKVDALTDVKSQNIIATRAPDKGNNHDILHVSAHFDSVPFAPGASDNASGTAVALELARVLKSYPIDKELRFVFVGAEEIGLVGSRYYASQLTEDEISRSIGNFNMDMVGTSWENATAIYMNTVDGKANIVSETAAATAKRIGTPSELVLYQRGSSDHVAFHEVGIPAVNFIRREPGTANLEPYYHTPLDTIEHISAERLKEAGDLVGASVYQLIRK, from the coding sequence GTGAAAAAGAAGATGAAGGTGGTTCTGATGTCGACAGTCATTGCCACATCAGGGGTTTTCATTAATCCAGGACAAGTATTCGAGCCGACGACTGTATTGGCAGCACCTGGACAAAGCGGGGCGGCGCATGATCAAAAAGTGATTGCACCAATTAGTGAGAAGCGGATGTATGCGGATGTGTATCATTTATCGGAAACGATAGGTCCTCGTGTAACAGGCACAGAGGAAGAGAGGAAGGCCGCAAGTTTTATTAGAAACCGTCTTCAATCCTATGGATATGAAGTTGAAGTCCAGGAGTTTAGTATTCCGGATAAGATGATTGGACATTTGCAAACTTCTGCGGGGGATGAAGTACTCATCAATATTCCTGCTGGATCCGCCTCAACAGCTAGTGAGGGATTAACAGCGCAATTATATGATGCGGGGTTAGGCTATGCAAATGACTTCACGGCAGAATCGGCTGGTAAGATTGCGTTAATTTCGAGAGGCGACTTTACGTTCCAGGAAAAAGTTGAAAACGCATACGCAGCAGGGGCGGTTGGCGTCCTGATTTATAACAATATCGAATCGCCAGGCCCATTAAATCCATCTATTGGTGAAGCATCAATTCCAGTTGGAGGTATTTCAAAGGCGAGCGGAGAAGCACTTATCGCGGATGTGATTGATAGTGACGGAACAGTTACTTTAAAAGTCGATGCATTAACAGATGTAAAATCGCAAAACATTATCGCGACGCGTGCACCGGATAAAGGAAATAATCATGACATCTTACACGTTTCAGCGCATTTTGACAGTGTTCCTTTCGCGCCGGGTGCAAGTGATAATGCATCAGGAACGGCGGTCGCATTAGAACTAGCAAGAGTTTTAAAGAGTTATCCAATTGACAAAGAACTCCGATTTGTTTTTGTGGGGGCAGAAGAAATCGGTTTAGTTGGTTCAAGATATTATGCGAGTCAGTTGACTGAAGATGAAATTTCACGAAGCATTGGTAATTTCAACATGGATATGGTCGGGACAAGTTGGGAAAATGCAACAGCAATTTATATGAACACAGTCGATGGCAAAGCAAATATTGTCTCTGAAACAGCTGCGGCGACTGCGAAGAGAATTGGTACACCATCAGAATTGGTGCTTTACCAACGAGGCTCGTCAGATCATGTTGCATTCCATGAAGTAGGCATTCCTGCGGTGAACTTTATTCGCAGAGAACCTGGAACGGCGAATTTGGAGCCTTACTACCATACGCCGCTCGATACGATCGAACATATTAGTGCCGAACGTTTAAAAGAAGCGGGAGATTTGGTAGGCGCTTCAGTCTATCAATTAATTAGAAAATAA